The DNA segment atataattatgaccATATAATATCATAAATTCAACAAcatcaataattataataatagtaataataataataataataataataataataataatatcaacaacagaaacaaaataacatataatttcaatataaaataaataaataataaattaggcAGTATCAGTCAAAGACGCATAATTGTAATATTATCCAAGACTGACATTACTTGCAATCCTAAAtataaatttcaaacatttaaaaacgaACAAGAACGAAAATTGGGTCATATAAAATTCAATAATAGTaactacaaaaaaataataaataaataaaaaaaacaataacactgCAATGCAAAATTTATAATATTcctaattgttataatatatatatatatcgatttaaaaaatgaaagaaggacaaaaagaaacaaaccgGAAGCACTTTCAGTTAAAAATCCAGGGTGTCTTGGAATGTCCAATATTGGTCTATTTGTAAGTAGAACACACCTACCGGTATGTATAAATATACGTACATTTACGCTTTTACGATCGGCGTGACAGTATGTTATTTGAATTGGGTTTTGAATGCTTACTCTGCAGTACAAATATTGTATTCCCCCTTGTGTTGTCTAATGCTAATAATAGTACTGTTTTAATTGGAGAAAAATGGCTCTTGGTAACTGATTGTGCACAGACCTTAGTATATATTACACTATGTGGTACAGGTTTGGAATTGTTTATGACGTAAGATAACCTAGAACGCGAGTTGACGTTGGTTAGCGTCAGATCCACTAACTAGAAACCTCCGTGCTAATGTTCGTGAGATCGAATTTAAATGAGACTGGGAGCCATATATAACAGAGACGCCAAGTTCATGTGGGACGTCATCCAAGCAAGTTTAAAAGTACTTGGACCTCTTACCATATTGAAGGGTATTTTTATATCATAAAAAAGTTCTGGCTTgaattttcttttcatatctGGTGATAGTGAAATATATTATCGAATGTATGATCAACTACATATTCGTGTGAAAAACCACAATAATACCACAATACTATTGTACATTTTCGAATCTGACATAAAGTCGAGCACGTTTTCATTCACGAACAGCCGGAATTGTTACATTCCTATGACACCAGATTCGACATTCTGCTGCTCCTGCTTCtgctattattgttgttgttgttgttgttgttgctccTGCTGCTCGCAGTCGTAAGTGGCTGCCTCCTGGTACTGCTGGTACTCGCAGACCAAGTCGTTCATGTTGGACTCTGCCTCGGTGAACTCGGATTCGTCCATGCCTTCACCAGTGTACCAGTGGAGGAAAGCCTTTCGCCTGAACATGGCGGCGAACTGTTCTGAGATTCGTCGGAAAAGCTCCTGGATGGCCGTGTTGTTACCCAGAAATGTCACCGACATCTTCAGCCCAGTTGGCGGGACGTTGCAGACGGCTGTCGTCACGTTGTTGGGGATCCATTCGACGAAGTAGCTGCTGTTCTTGTTCTGGGCGTTCAGTATCTGCTCATCAACTTCCTTCATGGACATGCGGCCCCGGAAGATGGCAGCACAAGTGAGGTATTTGCCGTGACACGGGTCACTGGCGACCATCATGTTCCTGGCATCAAACATCTGCTGTGTCAGCTCTGCGACTGTTACGGCGCGGAAGAACTGGTTTCTCCGGGAGGTGAGTGGGGCAAAGCCTGGCATGAAGAAGTGCAGACGTGGGAATGGAACCATGTTGACTGCCAGTTTGCGAAGATCAGCGTTCAGTTGGCCAGGAAAGCGGAAACAAGTGGTAATGCCGGACATGGTGGCAGACACCAGATGATTCAAGTCGCCGTAGGTTGGCATAGGGAGCTTCAAGGTGCGAAAACAGATGTCGTACAGAGCTTCGTTGTCAATGCAGTTGGTCACATCCGAGTTGTCTACAAGATGATTGATGGAGAGCGTAGCGTTGTAGGGCTCCACCACTGTGTCCGACACCTGAAACATCGTCAACCcaaattaaagctgcaatctccaCTCATCATATCATGGGAatttattaatgcaaaataGAAACATAGCTGCAGTTTGAATAAACTCATTTCTTTTACATCCAAAGGCAACCTTATTTTGCGTTTGGATGAACTTTAATTCGAGGAATAAAAACAGCCGTTTGAATAATTCGTAATATTTGTTAACGATTAAAGGTTTACCTCGACACTAAATCATttgcgtagccaggattttatattagcgagcgggggggggggggggggggggggggggttttcaaGCAAATATAAAAGCTGGGTGGTGGGCGGTGGGCCTTTCGGTTACACAAGTGAACTAAATGACATTGGATCATGCCAAACCCAGGAATGTGAATTTTCagctggattaaaaaaattaaaataaaatattatttggttGCATAAAAGTTTTCAAAAAGAATGATGTAGATAAATTAGGAATTATAAATGAATGTCCAGCCTTTAAAGCGACTTTTCAGAGTTTGCtggtacacacatacacatacacatacacatacatacacacacatacacatacatacacatacacatacacatacacatacacacacacatacacatacacatacatacacatacacataaacatacacatacacacccacacatacacatacacatacacacacacacacacatacacatacacatacacatacacacacacatacacatacacatacacacatacacatacacatacacatacacacacatacacatacacatacatacacatacacatacatacacatacacatacatacacacacatacacatacacacacacacacacacacacacacatacacacacacatacacatacacatacatacacatacacataaacatacacatacacacccacacatacacatacacatacacacacacatacacatacacatacacatacatacacatacacacacacatacatatacacatacatacacatacacataaacatacacatacacacccacacatacacatacacatacacacacacatacacatacacatacacatacatacacatacacatacacatacacatacacacacatacacatacacatacatacacacatacacatacacatacatacacatacacatacacatacatacacatacatacacatacacatacacacacacatacacatacacacacacacacacacacacacacatacacatacatacacatacacatacatacacacacatacacatacacatacatacacatacatacacatacacatacatacacacacatacacatacatacacacacatacacatacacatacatacacacacatacacatacacatacacatacatacacatacacatacacatacatacacatacacatgcatacacatacacatgcatacacatacacacacatacacatacacatacacatacacacacacacacacacatacacatacacacacacacatacacatacacatacacatacatacacacacacatacacatacatacacacacatacacacacacacacacacacacacatacacatacacatacatacacacacatacacacacacatacacatacatacacacacatacacacacacacatacacatacacatacatacacacacatacacatacacacacatacacatacacatacacacacacacacacataaacacacacacatacacataaacacacacacacacataaacataaacacacacacataaacacgcatacacatacacataaacacacacacatacacacaaacacacacatacaccaaacacacacatacaccaaacacatataaacacacacacacatacacataaacacacacacacacagacacacacacacacacataaacatacacatacatacacacacatacacatacacatacatacacacacacacatacacacac comes from the Gigantopelta aegis isolate Gae_Host chromosome 14, Gae_host_genome, whole genome shotgun sequence genome and includes:
- the LOC121388503 gene encoding tubulin beta chain-like; its protein translation is MREIILFMIGQCGLQIGSKFWQVIANEHGVDNTGTFRGCSDLQLERIDVYFTEAMGGKFVPRTILVDLEPGTIDTIRSGHFGGIYRPDNFIFGRYGAANNFAKGHYNEGYIIADIVIDVMRKEVEGCDFFQGFQTVHSIGGGTGSGLGTLLMNRLQDEYPDRIMNSFSVIPSPKVSDTVVEPYNATLSINHLVDNSDVTNCIDNEALYDICFRTLKLPMPTYGDLNHLVSATMSGITTCFRFPGQLNADLRKLAVNMVPFPRLHFFMPGFAPLTSRRNQFFRAVTVAELTQQMFDARNMMVASDPCHGKYLTCAAIFRGRMSMKEVDEQILNAQNKNSSYFVEWIPNNVTTAVCNVPPTGLKMSVTFLGNNTAIQELFRRISEQFAAMFRRKAFLHWYTGEGMDESEFTEAESNMNDLVCEYQQYQEAATYDCEQQEQQQQQQQQ